From Micromonospora sp. NBC_01699, a single genomic window includes:
- a CDS encoding TetR/AcrR family transcriptional regulator, producing the protein MPTGVAIRDVREQLFDAAERVLLRDGRNALTSRAVTTEAGCAKGVLHRHFADFDAFLTDFVLDRIGRIDARTGALRGSAGTGTVADNLTAALTALFESAAVAIVGLITARDELRARLRRDLPAGVPVLTEAAELVAAYLVEERDLGRITADADVDTLAAMLIGTAHLLFADRFGTPPEAEGVRRIVTTVLVGVGPRP; encoded by the coding sequence GTGCCGACCGGGGTGGCCATCCGCGACGTACGCGAGCAGCTGTTCGACGCCGCCGAGCGGGTGCTGCTGCGGGACGGCCGCAACGCCCTGACCAGTCGGGCGGTCACCACGGAGGCGGGCTGCGCCAAGGGCGTCCTGCACCGGCACTTCGCCGACTTCGACGCCTTCCTCACCGACTTCGTACTGGACCGGATCGGCCGGATCGACGCGCGGACCGGCGCTCTGCGCGGGTCCGCCGGAACCGGCACCGTCGCCGACAACCTCACCGCCGCGCTGACCGCCCTGTTCGAGTCGGCCGCCGTGGCGATCGTCGGTCTGATCACCGCCCGCGACGAACTGCGGGCCCGACTGCGCCGGGACCTGCCGGCCGGTGTCCCGGTGCTGACCGAGGCCGCGGAGCTGGTCGCCGCCTACCTGGTCGAGGAACGGGACCTGGGTCGCATCACGGCCGATGCCGACGTCGACACGCTCGCGGCGATGCTGATCGGAACCGCACACCTGCTCTTCGCCGACCGGTTCGGCACCCCGCCGGAGGCCGAGGGCGTACGCAGAATCGTGACCACCGTC
- a CDS encoding TrmH family RNA methyltransferase, whose product MSCANVLVGVSGELARWVVTVAVGRPHPARRPGHRYGENRRVPVHEIIDPDDERIADYRALTDVELRTRWEPPHGLFIAEGELVLRRAIRAGYPPRSFLVDAKRVDQLGDLDTGEAPVYAASPDVLERATGFHVHRGVLASFHRRELPTVAEVLAAARRVVILEDVNNHTNLGAIYRGAAALGIDAVLLSPTCADPLYRRSVRVSMGEVFAVPYAKFERWPAGLDQVREAGFTVLAMTPAPDAVPMQRLTPAQRERAALLLGAEGPGLTAAAQAASDVKVSIPMRRGVDSLNVAAAAAVAFWELGRDDPL is encoded by the coding sequence ATGAGCTGCGCAAACGTGCTCGTAGGGGTGTCCGGCGAGTTGGCCCGGTGGGTGGTCACCGTCGCGGTCGGCCGCCCGCACCCCGCCAGGAGACCCGGCCACCGGTACGGCGAGAATCGGCGGGTGCCTGTCCACGAGATCATCGACCCCGACGACGAGCGGATCGCCGACTACCGGGCGCTCACCGACGTCGAGTTGCGTACCCGCTGGGAACCGCCGCACGGACTGTTCATCGCCGAAGGTGAACTGGTCCTGCGCCGGGCGATACGGGCCGGCTACCCGCCGCGCTCGTTCCTGGTGGACGCCAAGCGGGTCGACCAGCTCGGTGACCTGGACACCGGGGAGGCCCCGGTCTACGCCGCCAGCCCCGACGTGCTGGAACGGGCGACCGGCTTCCACGTGCACCGGGGCGTGCTCGCCTCGTTCCACCGACGGGAGCTGCCGACCGTGGCCGAGGTGCTCGCCGCCGCCCGCCGGGTGGTGATCCTCGAAGACGTGAACAACCACACCAACCTCGGCGCGATCTACCGGGGCGCGGCGGCGCTCGGCATAGACGCCGTCCTGCTGTCACCGACCTGCGCCGATCCGCTCTACCGGCGCAGCGTACGGGTCAGCATGGGGGAGGTCTTCGCGGTCCCGTACGCCAAGTTCGAGCGGTGGCCGGCGGGCCTGGACCAGGTCAGGGAGGCGGGCTTCACCGTGCTCGCCATGACGCCGGCGCCGGACGCCGTACCGATGCAGCGGCTCACCCCGGCGCAGCGGGAGCGGGCGGCGCTGCTGCTGGGCGCGGAGGGCCCCGGCCTCACGGCGGCGGCGCAGGCCGCCAGCGACGTGAAGGTGTCCATCCCCATGCGCCGTGGGGTCGACTCGTTGAACGTGGCCGCGGCTGCCGCCGTCGCCTTCTGGGAACTGGGCCGCGACGACCCGCTCTGA